From one Enterococcus sp. DIV2402 genomic stretch:
- a CDS encoding BglG family transcription antiterminator produces MNNLYFSNREKQILKLLVEYTEGITPQELLDILQISKRTLYREISSIEKSLKPMEVQVVKPRGKGYRLVGEVEKLTEIKQVIQEDEKAPLDTIHRQSALVSSLLLADEEQTIEGLAIDFEVSPSTIHADLQVVEESLTEYSLALERRKARGIIIVGGEYERRQILGNTIYSGVSEYEFFHYLSLLTPTTTEQVTSNFFLNLITSQAFYIAKTVILDKRNKLFLEVTDNQVQQVVTILALSIDRVKSNHLLISPIDDSQISSDIYALAEQIMENVEEHDLVMPIEETIFFARQLEGVNYKKPQNIFLESFDVELSYQIREVIRFVSEMTHIDFRADDTLYYDLLTHLSAAFKRMDNLVQLANNPLLDKVMVQYDDLTRAIQLALAKQFPKEHFSNDELAYIVIHFAASLERNPTKKAISTLVLCSSGIGTAKILESRLRKYIPEIDHIQVIKISQMSHVNYKEFDLILSTIFLPDFTLPYKLISPLLLDDEIQKIKQEIHEKRFESKSAKPTILSKESEGSFDQVYEIMKVGNDLLTQFDVKTIQTDKNLDATIQQIINELEGVIVEDAQKVSERVLKRHQTAPIGIPGTNLALFHSANSNVKGPYFSIFDLTSPIPVLGMDRKPMALTRVLLMLAPEPMTTAEEKLLGLISASIIESDLNMDIYQHETKEIIYELISSLFVNEIREVEEEK; encoded by the coding sequence GTGAATAACTTGTATTTCTCGAATCGGGAAAAACAAATTCTAAAACTATTAGTTGAATATACCGAGGGGATTACTCCGCAAGAATTATTAGATATATTACAAATCAGCAAGCGAACATTATATCGTGAAATATCTAGTATTGAAAAAAGCTTGAAACCGATGGAAGTTCAAGTTGTGAAACCACGTGGCAAAGGGTATCGGTTAGTTGGCGAAGTTGAAAAGTTAACGGAAATTAAACAAGTGATACAAGAGGATGAAAAAGCACCTCTTGATACTATTCATCGTCAGAGTGCCTTAGTATCCAGTTTACTTTTGGCAGATGAAGAACAAACGATTGAAGGTTTGGCAATTGATTTTGAAGTGAGTCCCAGTACAATCCATGCAGATTTACAAGTAGTAGAAGAAAGCTTAACTGAATATTCTCTAGCGCTGGAACGTCGGAAAGCAAGAGGCATTATCATTGTTGGTGGTGAATATGAACGCCGTCAAATCTTGGGAAATACTATTTATAGTGGTGTGAGTGAATATGAATTTTTTCATTATCTTTCCTTACTGACACCAACGACAACCGAACAAGTAACATCAAATTTCTTCTTGAATCTAATTACATCGCAGGCTTTTTACATTGCTAAAACAGTTATTTTAGATAAGCGTAACAAACTATTTTTAGAAGTGACGGATAATCAAGTCCAACAAGTGGTAACTATTTTGGCGTTGTCGATTGATCGAGTAAAATCGAATCACTTATTAATCTCACCGATTGATGATAGTCAAATTTCATCTGATATTTATGCGTTGGCTGAACAAATTATGGAAAATGTAGAAGAACATGATTTAGTAATGCCGATAGAAGAAACTATTTTCTTTGCCCGACAGTTAGAAGGAGTCAACTATAAGAAACCACAAAACATCTTTTTAGAAAGCTTTGACGTAGAGTTGTCTTACCAAATTCGGGAAGTCATCCGTTTTGTTTCAGAAATGACCCATATTGATTTTCGAGCAGATGACACCTTGTATTACGATCTGTTAACCCATTTATCAGCAGCGTTTAAACGGATGGATAACCTTGTCCAGTTAGCAAATAATCCACTGCTAGATAAAGTGATGGTGCAATACGATGATTTGACACGAGCGATTCAATTAGCACTTGCCAAACAGTTTCCTAAAGAGCATTTTTCAAATGATGAATTAGCATATATTGTGATTCATTTTGCGGCATCTTTGGAGCGTAACCCGACAAAAAAAGCTATTTCCACCTTAGTCTTATGTTCCAGTGGTATTGGCACAGCGAAGATTTTAGAAAGTCGCTTACGCAAATACATTCCTGAAATCGATCATATTCAAGTGATTAAAATTTCACAGATGAGTCATGTGAATTACAAAGAATTTGATTTGATTCTATCAACCATTTTCTTACCTGATTTTACATTACCGTATAAATTAATTTCACCATTATTATTGGACGATGAAATACAAAAAATCAAACAAGAAATTCACGAAAAACGATTTGAGTCAAAAAGTGCTAAACCAACTATTCTGTCAAAAGAATCTGAAGGTTCTTTTGATCAGGTATATGAAATTATGAAAGTAGGCAATGATTTACTGACACAATTTGATGTTAAAACTATTCAAACTGATAAAAATCTGGACGCTACCATTCAACAGATTATCAATGAATTGGAAGGTGTCATTGTAGAAGATGCGCAAAAAGTTAGTGAGCGGGTGTTAAAACGCCACCAAACGGCACCTATTGGCATTCCGGGCACGAATTTAGCGTTGTTCCATAGTGCGAATTCGAATGTGAAAGGACCTTATTTCAGTATTTTTGATTTAACTTCCCCTATTCCTGTATTAGGAATGGATCGAAAACCAATGGCGCTTACACGAGTATTGTTAATGTTGGCTCCCGAACCAATGACTACTGCTGAAGAAAAGTTATTAGGTTTAATTAGTGCTTCAATCATTGAAAGTGATTTAAACATGGATATCTATCAACATGAAACCAAAGAAATTATTTATGAATTAATTAGTTCTCTCTTTGTAAATGAAATAAGAGAGGTAGAGGAGGAAAAATAA
- a CDS encoding PTS sugar transporter subunit IIA, with translation MQLEKDMILLNKEFATKEEAIRESGRLLVEAGCVDEAYVDAMIDRNNLVSTYMGNFIAIPHGTDEAKKFVKKSGISIIQVPQGIDFSTDSDEEKLAMVVFGIAGVDNEHLDILQKIAIFCSDVDNVVKLVSASSVEEIISLLEEVE, from the coding sequence ATGCAATTAGAAAAAGACATGATTTTATTAAACAAGGAATTTGCTACAAAAGAAGAGGCGATTCGTGAAAGTGGTCGTTTATTAGTGGAAGCTGGTTGTGTTGATGAAGCTTACGTGGATGCGATGATTGACCGAAATAATTTAGTATCTACTTATATGGGAAATTTCATTGCAATTCCTCACGGTACAGATGAAGCTAAAAAATTCGTGAAAAAAAGCGGCATTTCAATTATTCAAGTTCCTCAAGGGATTGATTTTAGTACTGATTCTGATGAAGAAAAATTAGCAATGGTTGTATTTGGCATTGCGGGTGTAGATAACGAGCATTTAGATATCTTACAAAAGATTGCGATTTTCTGTTCAGATGTAGATAATGTGGTGAAATTAGTGAGTGCATCTTCTGTGGAAGAAATTATTAGCTTGCTTGAGGAGGTTGAATAG
- a CDS encoding DRTGG domain-containing protein, translating into MATKHDLILAHIESLPVGERISVRGIAKELEVSEGTAYRAIKDAENIGLVSTIQRVGTIRIERKLKKHIEKLTFSEVVRIIEGDVLGGSAGLDKDLNRFVIGAMKENAMERYITPGSLMIVGNRENVQELALKQGAAVLITGGFDTTAEIQQLADELELPILRTTYDTFTVATMINRALSDQLIKKDILLVSDIYMPLDKTKYLTITDTVKDYKRLSEETHHSRYPVVNRNMRVVGIVTAKDVFEKSSSQLIERVMTRDPRMVKKEMSVASVSHQMIWDGLEVMPVVADDLSLIGIVTRQDVMKAMQLVQRQPQVSDTISDQITDQVRIIEQDFEGHKLDQPHFSFTVSPQMVDELGTISFGALNEVIANATKRTMIANQRRNTWIEQVNLHYFRLIQLESEIILQPKILELGRRSAKLDIEIFIENSLVGKAIVVCQVMERP; encoded by the coding sequence ATGGCAACAAAACATGATTTGATTTTAGCGCATATTGAGAGTTTACCTGTTGGCGAAAGGATTTCTGTTCGCGGAATTGCCAAAGAATTAGAAGTCAGCGAAGGAACTGCGTATCGTGCAATCAAAGATGCCGAAAATATTGGGTTGGTTTCAACCATTCAACGTGTTGGAACAATTCGGATTGAACGAAAATTAAAAAAACATATTGAAAAGTTAACCTTCAGTGAAGTGGTTCGAATTATTGAAGGAGATGTCTTGGGTGGTTCAGCAGGTTTAGACAAAGATTTAAACCGATTTGTCATCGGAGCAATGAAAGAAAATGCTATGGAACGTTATATAACGCCCGGTTCGTTAATGATTGTCGGAAACCGTGAAAATGTACAAGAACTCGCGCTTAAACAAGGAGCAGCTGTCTTAATCACTGGTGGGTTTGATACAACAGCTGAAATTCAGCAATTGGCAGATGAACTTGAGCTACCAATTTTACGAACAACCTATGATACTTTTACAGTCGCGACAATGATTAATCGTGCATTAAGTGACCAATTAATCAAAAAAGATATTTTATTAGTCAGCGATATTTATATGCCATTAGACAAGACCAAATATTTAACGATTACAGACACCGTAAAAGACTACAAGCGATTATCTGAAGAAACCCATCATTCTCGCTATCCTGTGGTCAATCGTAACATGCGTGTAGTTGGAATTGTGACGGCAAAAGATGTTTTTGAAAAATCAAGCAGTCAACTAATTGAACGGGTGATGACCAGAGATCCACGCATGGTGAAAAAAGAAATGAGTGTAGCATCGGTCAGCCATCAGATGATTTGGGATGGCTTGGAAGTGATGCCTGTTGTAGCAGATGATTTATCTTTAATAGGGATTGTGACGCGTCAAGATGTCATGAAAGCTATGCAATTAGTTCAACGTCAACCCCAAGTTTCTGATACAATTTCTGATCAAATTACCGATCAAGTACGTATTATTGAACAAGATTTTGAAGGGCATAAATTAGACCAACCACATTTTAGTTTTACTGTTTCGCCACAAATGGTTGATGAACTAGGAACCATTTCATTTGGTGCGTTGAATGAAGTGATTGCGAATGCCACAAAACGTACGATGATTGCTAATCAACGACGCAATACTTGGATTGAGCAAGTGAATTTACATTATTTCCGTTTAATTCAGTTAGAAAGTGAAATTATTTTACAACCCAAAATTCTCGAATTAGGTCGACGTTCAGCGAAACTAGATATTGAAATCTTTATTGAGAATTCATTAGTTGGTAAAGCGATTGTAGTTTGCCAAGTAATGGAGCGTCCATAG
- a CDS encoding mannitol-1-phosphate 5-dehydrogenase — protein sequence MKAVHFGAGNIGRGFIGEILFNNGFSIDFVDINATIIDALKARNAYEIELASEAKERIAVTNVNGLNNQTEPEAVVDAIAEADIVTTAIGPNILPFIAELIAKGIQKRREAQKTTPVDVIACENMIGGSQFLFSKVKEYLTDEDLAYVEEFVGFPNAAVDRIVPIQHHEDPLFVSVEPFSEWVVDAKQRKNQELKLENVLYVEDLEPYIERKLFSVNTGHATTAYTGSFYGYQTIGEAIADERVLMQLKNVLQETGDLLIAKWGFDREAHEKYAEKIIHRFENPYISDDITRVARTPIRKLGFDERFIRPIREAKERDLSYQHLLEVVAMILNYRDAADQESEQLAQLLAEKPLREVIQSVTKLEDDALVEEIEKAYQKNK from the coding sequence ATGAAAGCTGTTCACTTTGGTGCAGGAAATATCGGTCGTGGTTTTATCGGAGAAATTTTATTCAATAATGGCTTTTCGATTGATTTTGTTGATATTAATGCCACAATTATTGATGCGTTAAAAGCGCGAAATGCCTATGAAATTGAGTTAGCAAGTGAAGCAAAAGAACGCATTGCGGTAACGAATGTGAATGGGTTAAATAACCAAACAGAACCTGAAGCAGTAGTCGATGCTATCGCAGAAGCGGACATTGTGACAACTGCAATTGGACCAAATATCTTGCCTTTTATTGCTGAATTAATTGCAAAAGGCATCCAAAAACGCCGTGAGGCACAAAAAACGACACCTGTTGATGTAATTGCTTGTGAAAACATGATTGGTGGTAGTCAGTTCTTGTTCTCAAAAGTAAAAGAATATTTAACCGATGAGGACTTAGCTTATGTGGAAGAATTTGTGGGCTTCCCCAATGCAGCAGTTGACCGAATTGTGCCGATTCAACATCATGAAGATCCCTTATTTGTATCGGTTGAACCGTTCAGCGAATGGGTAGTTGACGCGAAACAACGCAAAAACCAAGAGCTTAAGTTAGAAAACGTTTTGTATGTAGAAGATTTAGAACCATATATTGAACGGAAATTATTTTCTGTTAATACGGGACATGCAACAACAGCGTATACTGGTAGTTTCTACGGCTATCAAACAATTGGAGAAGCCATTGCCGATGAACGTGTATTGATGCAATTAAAGAATGTGTTACAAGAAACAGGAGATTTATTGATTGCTAAATGGGGATTTGACCGTGAGGCACATGAAAAATACGCAGAGAAAATCATTCATCGTTTTGAAAATCCGTACATTTCAGATGATATCACACGCGTGGCTCGGACACCTATTCGTAAACTGGGCTTTGATGAACGTTTTATTCGTCCAATTCGTGAAGCAAAAGAGCGTGATCTTTCTTACCAACATTTATTGGAAGTCGTGGCGATGATTTTAAACTATCGTGATGCCGCAGATCAAGAAAGCGAACAGCTAGCGCAATTATTGGCAGAAAAACCACTACGCGAAGTGATTCAAAGTGTTACCAAACTAGAAGATGACGCGTTGGTTGAAGAAATCGAAAAAGCTTATCAGAAAAACAAGTAG
- the nagB gene encoding glucosamine-6-phosphate deaminase: MKVIRVKNADEGGKKAFEIIKEGIENGAEVFGLATGSTPETMYSYMIASDLDFSDKVSINLDEYVGLSGDDEQSYRYFMNKHLFNEKPFKETFVPNGKAEDLEAECKHYDEIIATHPIDIQVLGIGQNGHIGFNEPGTPFDATTQVVELTESTINANKRYFDKVEDVPTHALSMGIGSILKSKKIILMAFGEAKAEAVKGMIDGEVTTDLPASVLQKHDDVIVIVDEAAASKL, from the coding sequence ATGAAGGTTATTCGTGTAAAAAATGCGGACGAAGGCGGAAAAAAAGCGTTTGAAATTATTAAAGAAGGTATTGAAAATGGCGCGGAAGTTTTCGGATTAGCGACAGGTAGCACACCAGAAACAATGTACAGCTATATGATTGCAAGTGATTTAGATTTTTCAGATAAAGTATCTATTAACTTAGACGAGTATGTTGGCTTAAGTGGTGATGACGAACAAAGTTACCGCTATTTTATGAATAAACACCTATTTAATGAAAAACCATTTAAAGAAACGTTTGTACCAAACGGCAAAGCAGAAGATTTAGAAGCTGAGTGCAAACATTACGATGAAATCATTGCAACACATCCAATTGATATTCAAGTATTAGGAATTGGTCAAAATGGCCATATCGGTTTTAATGAACCTGGCACTCCATTTGATGCAACTACTCAAGTTGTGGAATTAACAGAATCAACCATCAATGCGAATAAACGTTACTTTGATAAAGTTGAAGATGTTCCAACACACGCATTATCAATGGGGATTGGTTCAATTCTAAAAAGTAAAAAAATCATCTTAATGGCATTCGGCGAAGCAAAAGCAGAAGCAGTAAAAGGCATGATTGATGGGGAAGTAACAACGGATCTTCCTGCAAGTGTTTTACAAAAGCATGATGATGTTATTGTGATTGTTGACGAAGCTGCAGCAAGCAAATTATAA